A genomic window from Silene latifolia isolate original U9 population chromosome Y, ASM4854445v1, whole genome shotgun sequence includes:
- the LOC141630266 gene encoding uncharacterized protein LOC141630266, with translation MRSLGEKFKFKQYKSSKSSMYNASANGLAEAFNMILCSLLRKVVSKSKRDWHERIGEALWAYRTTYKTPTQSTPYALVYGVEAVLPLELQIPSLRIDIQEAHTDDENDKLRLAELEALDEKRLEA, from the coding sequence ATGAGAAGTCTGggagaaaaattcaagttcaaaCAGTATAAGTCATCCAAGTCATCCATGTACAATGCTTCTGCAAATGGTTTGGCTGAAGCCTTTAACATGATCCTTTGCAGCTTGTTGAGAAAAGTAGTATCAAAATCGAAGCGAGACTGGCATGAAAGGATTGGTGAAGCATTGTGGGCATATCGTACCacatacaaaacacctactcaGTCAACCCCGTATGCGTTGGTGTATGGAGTAGAGGCCGTGTTACCATTAGAGCTACAGATCCCTTCCTTGCGCATCGATATTCAAGAAGCACACACGGATGACGAAAATGACAAATTGCGATTAGCAGAGTTAGAGGCTCTAGATGAAAAAAGATTAGAAGCTTAA